In the Sinorhizobium arboris LMG 14919 genome, one interval contains:
- a CDS encoding di-heme oxidoreductase family protein: MRMIARFLALTIAALIGLVPAASRDGGIAEKAGVGCAPVRDDLSAHDLERVLTVTRQTADFSKAEPFESMPGGAATTPAPPDRRVFSHASANLSFEDEQNFHLGKALFEKLWVSSPSSTQASDGLGPLYNARACESCHVRDGRGRPPEGAVGATSMLLRLARAPRDDAERAEITSHERLNFPDPVYGAQLQDSAVPGLAAEGRLGISYTEELVTLAGGETVALRKPHYAIADPGYGPVDAATTLSPRVASPIIGIGLIEAIHEADILARADPEDRDGDGISGRPALVRERRTGLVTLGRFGWKAQNPTVRQQVADAFAVDIGISTSDLDRSHGDCTAAQTGCLDLPDGVQPRLGAVEAPDPVLDLVTLYSSNLAVPARRKASFPETLKGKRLFHEAGCAACHAPKFVTRRDATHKAQAFQLIWPYSDFLLHDMGEGLADGQQVGEASGREWRTPPLWGIGLSKTVSGHSFLLHDGRARNVAEAVLWHGGEAAKARNAFAAMPKDDRKALIAFLESL; the protein is encoded by the coding sequence ATGAGAATGATCGCCCGCTTTCTGGCGCTAACCATTGCAGCGCTCATTGGCCTCGTCCCCGCGGCGTCGCGCGATGGCGGTATCGCGGAAAAGGCGGGTGTCGGATGCGCGCCTGTTCGCGACGACCTTTCCGCCCATGACCTCGAGCGCGTCCTGACGGTCACGCGCCAAACCGCGGATTTTTCCAAGGCCGAGCCATTCGAGTCGATGCCGGGCGGCGCTGCGACGACGCCCGCACCCCCCGACCGGAGGGTCTTTTCGCACGCCTCCGCCAACCTCTCCTTCGAGGACGAACAGAATTTTCACCTCGGCAAGGCGCTCTTCGAAAAACTATGGGTTTCCTCGCCGTCGTCCACGCAGGCCTCGGACGGGCTGGGGCCGCTCTACAATGCGAGGGCCTGCGAGAGCTGTCATGTCCGTGACGGGCGCGGCCGTCCGCCCGAGGGAGCCGTCGGCGCGACGTCGATGCTCCTTCGGCTCGCCCGTGCCCCACGCGACGACGCCGAGCGCGCGGAGATAACTTCCCATGAACGGCTCAACTTTCCCGACCCGGTCTACGGTGCTCAGCTTCAGGACAGCGCCGTTCCGGGGCTTGCAGCCGAGGGCCGCCTCGGCATCAGCTATACGGAAGAACTGGTGACGCTTGCCGGCGGCGAAACGGTCGCGCTCCGCAAGCCGCATTATGCGATCGCCGATCCCGGCTACGGGCCGGTCGATGCGGCGACGACGCTGTCGCCGCGCGTCGCCTCGCCGATCATCGGCATCGGTCTCATCGAGGCCATCCACGAGGCCGACATTCTGGCGCGCGCCGATCCGGAGGATCGCGACGGCGACGGCATCAGCGGACGGCCGGCTCTCGTGCGCGAGCGCCGGACCGGCCTCGTCACCCTCGGCCGCTTCGGCTGGAAAGCGCAGAATCCGACCGTGCGCCAGCAGGTCGCCGATGCCTTTGCCGTCGATATCGGCATCTCCACCTCCGATCTCGACCGCAGTCATGGCGATTGCACGGCTGCCCAGACGGGCTGCCTCGATCTGCCGGACGGCGTGCAGCCGCGGCTCGGAGCGGTCGAAGCCCCCGACCCGGTGCTCGACCTCGTGACGCTCTATTCCTCCAATCTTGCCGTGCCTGCTCGCCGCAAGGCGAGCTTTCCGGAAACCTTGAAGGGCAAACGGCTCTTCCATGAAGCCGGCTGCGCCGCCTGCCATGCACCGAAATTCGTGACCCGCCGGGACGCCACGCACAAGGCGCAGGCGTTTCAGCTCATCTGGCCCTATTCCGACTTCCTCCTGCACGACATGGGCGAAGGCCTCGCCGACGGCCAGCAGGTCGGCGAGGCCAGTGGCCGCGAATGGCGCACTCCCCCGCTTTGGGGCATAGGCTTGTCCAAGACCGTCAGTGGGCACAGTTTTCTGCTCCATGACGGACGCGCCCGAAACGTGGCCGAAGCGGTTCTCTGGCATGGCGGCGAAGCGGCGAAGGCACGCAATGCCTTCGCCGCCATGCCGAAGGACGACCGCAAAGCCCTGATCGCATTCCTGGAGTCCCTCTGA
- a CDS encoding imelysin family protein, with protein MSKNFIRAAALALMTATSALALQPANAATDAAAVVKHYAAIAHAKYEDALATAEALEKAVDALIASPREETLKAAREAWLKARNPYQETEVYRFGNAIVDEWEGKVNAWPLDEGLIDYVDASYGSESDENALFTANVIANKMIKVDGQDVDATDITPELLSGTLQEAGGIEANVATGYHAIEFLLWGQDLNGTGPGAGNRPYTDFDTKACTNGNCDRRAAYLKAATSLLVSDLKEMVANWTPDGAATKAVEADPKAGLVAILTGMGSLSYGELAGERMKLGLLLHDPEEEHDCFSDNTHNSHLHDAIGIQSAYSGEYTRVDGSKLTGPSLSELVAAKDAALDKEMKDGLATTVEKMQAMAKRAETVEAYDQMIGEGNAEGNATVQAAIDGLIAQAKTIERVIAALDLGTVELEGSDSLDNPGAVFQ; from the coding sequence ATGTCCAAGAATTTCATCCGAGCCGCCGCGCTGGCGCTCATGACGGCGACATCGGCGCTGGCGTTGCAGCCGGCGAATGCGGCAACCGACGCAGCCGCGGTCGTCAAGCATTACGCAGCCATTGCGCATGCCAAATACGAAGATGCGCTGGCCACGGCAGAAGCGCTGGAAAAGGCCGTGGATGCGCTGATCGCAAGCCCGCGCGAGGAGACCTTGAAGGCCGCGCGGGAGGCTTGGCTCAAGGCACGCAACCCCTATCAGGAAACGGAAGTCTATCGCTTCGGCAACGCGATCGTCGACGAATGGGAAGGCAAGGTGAATGCCTGGCCGCTGGACGAGGGCCTCATCGACTATGTCGACGCAAGCTACGGCAGCGAGAGCGATGAGAACGCGCTCTTCACCGCCAATGTGATCGCCAACAAGATGATCAAGGTCGACGGGCAGGATGTCGATGCCACCGACATCACGCCGGAGCTCCTTTCCGGCACGCTGCAGGAGGCAGGCGGTATCGAGGCGAATGTCGCGACCGGCTACCACGCGATCGAATTCCTGCTGTGGGGACAGGATCTGAACGGAACGGGCCCGGGCGCCGGCAATCGGCCCTACACGGACTTCGACACCAAGGCCTGCACCAACGGCAATTGCGACCGCCGCGCCGCCTATCTCAAGGCCGCGACGAGCCTGCTCGTCTCCGACCTCAAGGAGATGGTCGCGAACTGGACGCCGGACGGCGCTGCGACCAAGGCGGTCGAGGCGGATCCGAAGGCCGGTCTCGTGGCGATCCTCACCGGCATGGGCTCCCTCTCCTACGGCGAACTCGCGGGGGAGCGCATGAAGCTGGGCCTGCTTCTGCACGATCCGGAAGAGGAGCACGACTGCTTCTCCGACAATACCCACAACTCGCATCTGCACGACGCGATCGGCATCCAGTCGGCCTATAGCGGCGAATATACCCGCGTCGACGGCAGCAAGCTCACCGGCCCTTCGCTCTCCGAGCTCGTCGCGGCAAAGGACGCAGCCCTCGACAAGGAAATGAAGGATGGTCTCGCCACGACGGTCGAGAAGATGCAGGCGATGGCCAAGCGCGCAGAAACGGTCGAAGCCTACGACCAGATGATCGGCGAGGGCAACGCGGAGGGCAACGCGACGGTTCAGGCGGCGATCGACGGGCTGATCGCCCAGGCGAAGACCATCGAGCGCGTCATCGCCGCGCTCGACCTCGGCACGGTGGAACTTGAAGGTTCCGACAGCCTGGACAATCCTGGCGCCGTCTTCCAATAA
- a CDS encoding RsmB/NOP family class I SAM-dependent RNA methyltransferase, whose protein sequence is MRLGGRLLGAIEVLDDIEKRKRPVADALKDWGLSHRFAGSGDRAAIGNIVYDALRMKLSHAYLMDSDSAVALAHAVMYRQWGFDVDALSAELADDKFAPEAPSEAMMQAFAQRRLEEAPLHVQADIPEWTQASFEENFSDDWLAEAKALAGRPTLDLRVNTLKATREKVLKALDRSGAEPAAIARHGVRIPAGEGASRLPNVTAEVSFQKGWFEVQDEGSQIVADLVFPGEGEQVLDYCAGGGGKTLAMSAAMNNKGQVHAYDADRKRLAPIVERLKRAGTRNVQVHESAGSLTPLIGRVDRVLVDAPCTGTGTWRRRPDTKWRLTQKNLEERLAQQEEALAGAAQFVRPGGHLIYVTCSVLPEENEAQVYGFCEDNPEFEVLSAADNWAALFGTDKPQPWSADMKTVTLTPASTGTDGFFFCLMGRKD, encoded by the coding sequence ATGCGATTGGGCGGAAGGCTCTTGGGAGCCATTGAGGTTCTTGACGATATCGAGAAGCGCAAGCGACCGGTCGCCGACGCGCTCAAGGATTGGGGCCTGTCCCATCGCTTCGCCGGCTCCGGCGATCGCGCCGCTATCGGCAATATCGTCTATGACGCCTTGCGGATGAAACTCTCCCACGCCTATCTCATGGACAGCGACAGCGCGGTAGCCCTTGCGCACGCGGTCATGTACCGGCAATGGGGCTTTGACGTCGACGCACTGTCGGCCGAACTTGCCGACGACAAGTTCGCGCCCGAAGCGCCCTCGGAGGCGATGATGCAGGCCTTCGCCCAGCGGCGGCTCGAAGAGGCACCCCTGCATGTGCAGGCCGATATTCCGGAATGGACGCAGGCCTCCTTCGAAGAGAATTTCTCCGACGACTGGCTGGCCGAAGCGAAAGCGCTTGCCGGCCGGCCGACGCTCGACCTGCGCGTCAATACGCTGAAGGCGACGCGTGAGAAAGTACTGAAAGCGCTGGACCGCAGCGGCGCCGAGCCGGCGGCGATTGCCCGGCACGGCGTGCGCATTCCCGCCGGCGAGGGCGCGTCGCGCCTGCCGAACGTGACGGCGGAAGTCTCGTTCCAGAAGGGCTGGTTCGAGGTTCAGGACGAGGGCTCGCAGATCGTCGCAGACCTCGTCTTTCCCGGCGAGGGCGAACAGGTGCTCGACTACTGCGCCGGCGGCGGCGGCAAGACGCTGGCCATGTCGGCGGCGATGAACAACAAGGGCCAGGTTCACGCTTACGACGCCGACCGAAAGCGGCTGGCGCCGATCGTAGAGCGGCTGAAGCGCGCCGGCACCCGCAATGTTCAGGTGCACGAGTCGGCCGGGTCGCTCACGCCCCTCATCGGCCGGGTCGACCGCGTACTCGTCGATGCGCCCTGTACCGGGACCGGAACCTGGCGGCGCCGCCCCGACACGAAATGGCGCCTGACGCAGAAAAACCTCGAGGAGCGGTTGGCCCAGCAGGAGGAGGCGCTCGCCGGCGCCGCTCAATTCGTGCGCCCCGGCGGGCATCTGATCTACGTCACCTGCTCGGTCCTTCCGGAGGAGAACGAGGCACAGGTCTACGGCTTCTGCGAGGACAATCCGGAATTCGAGGTCCTCTCGGCCGCCGACAACTGGGCCGCGCTCTTCGGCACCGACAAGCCGCAGCCCTGGTCCGCCGACATGAAGACCGTCACGCTGACGCCGGCATCGACCGGAACCGACGGATTCTTCTTCTGCCTCATGGGCAGGAAGGATTAG
- a CDS encoding septal ring lytic transglycosylase RlpA family protein codes for MKPAKIKTAAAAALFTVGMGLVSASDSQAAGAGCGGASWYALSSKTASGERMNAAHLTAAHRSLKFGTKVQVTNKRNGKSVVVRINDRGPFIRGRVIDLSKAAASKIGMVRSGTASICYTVVNS; via the coding sequence TTGAAGCCAGCGAAAATCAAGACTGCTGCCGCGGCAGCGCTATTCACCGTTGGGATGGGCTTGGTCTCGGCATCCGACAGTCAGGCAGCAGGCGCCGGTTGCGGCGGGGCGTCCTGGTACGCGCTTTCGTCCAAAACCGCCTCCGGCGAAAGAATGAATGCCGCGCACCTGACGGCCGCGCATCGCAGCCTGAAATTCGGCACGAAGGTCCAGGTGACCAACAAGCGCAACGGCAAGTCCGTCGTCGTCCGGATCAACGATCGCGGTCCGTTCATTCGCGGCCGGGTGATCGATCTCTCCAAGGCCGCCGCCTCGAAGATCGGCATGGTCCGCTCCGGCACCGCCAGCATCTGTTACACGGTCGTCAACTCCTGA
- a CDS encoding SDR family oxidoreductase — MNVLILGAGYSGTAIAKALAPLANSVTGTTRSAEKLGRLEAAGIRPILFDGADISEELKDAMRDTTHLVQSIAPGREGDPMFRATTPPLAELLPRLEWVGYLSTVGVYGDHGGAWVTEDTPLNPVSQRSLERVEAENAWLRHGAQCDVPVAVLRLAGIYGPGRNAFRNLSEGTARRVIKPNQVFNRIRVEDIGAVSAFLAERGTGGVFNVTDDEPAPPQDVVLEAARLMGVEPPPEIPFETAEMSPMARSFYGENKRVSNARLRQMGFDLAFPNYRVSLAQLWTSGAWNRQ; from the coding sequence ATGAATGTCCTGATCCTTGGTGCCGGCTATTCCGGCACAGCGATTGCCAAGGCGCTCGCTCCCTTGGCGAATTCCGTGACCGGCACTACCCGGTCGGCAGAAAAGCTCGGCCGTCTCGAGGCTGCCGGTATCCGCCCGATCCTCTTCGACGGCGCGGATATATCGGAAGAGCTCAAGGATGCGATGAGGGACACTACCCATCTCGTTCAGTCGATCGCGCCTGGCCGCGAAGGCGACCCGATGTTCCGTGCCACCACGCCGCCGCTTGCCGAACTCCTGCCGCGACTCGAGTGGGTGGGCTATCTTTCCACGGTCGGCGTCTATGGCGATCATGGCGGCGCCTGGGTCACGGAGGATACGCCGCTCAACCCGGTCTCGCAGCGCTCGCTGGAGCGTGTGGAAGCGGAAAACGCCTGGCTGCGGCATGGTGCGCAGTGCGACGTTCCCGTGGCGGTGCTGCGGCTTGCCGGGATCTACGGCCCGGGCCGAAATGCATTCCGCAATCTCTCCGAAGGGACAGCGCGCCGCGTCATCAAGCCGAACCAGGTCTTCAACCGCATCCGGGTTGAAGATATCGGGGCGGTGAGCGCCTTCCTCGCAGAACGCGGCACGGGCGGCGTCTTCAACGTGACCGATGACGAACCCGCGCCGCCGCAGGATGTCGTGCTGGAAGCGGCCCGGCTCATGGGCGTCGAACCGCCGCCTGAGATCCCCTTCGAAACCGCCGAAATGTCCCCGATGGCGCGCTCCTTCTACGGCGAAAACAAACGTGTCTCCAACGCGCGGCTGCGTCAGATGGGCTTTGATCTGGCCTTTCCGAACTATCGCGTTTCGCTTGCACAGCTGTGGACGTCCGGCGCCTGGAACCGACAGTAA
- the queG gene encoding tRNA epoxyqueuosine(34) reductase QueG, whose translation MPGDAGKAENQGRKRQTLTVFLKEEAAAKGFDICRITHPDAIPHAPERLKQFLAAGAHGTMDWLAETAERRAAPRVLWGEVRSIALFGMNYAPEDDPRDILARRDRGAISVYARNRDYHDVVKGRLKEIATRFAARAGEDVKVFVDTAPVMEKPLAEKAGIGWQGKHTNLVSREFGSWLFLGSLFTTAELKLDEPERDHCGSCRSCLDVCPTNAFPAPYRIDARRCISYLTIEHKGPIETELRPLIGNRIYGCDDCLAACPWNKFARSASELKLQARDDLKEPELSFLLTLDDTGFRAFFSGSPVKRIGRDRFVRNALIAAGNSREKSLIPICKTLAADASPTVRGMAVWALSRLISPADLAAFALQCGPETDNEVLSEWKMAGVSR comes from the coding sequence ATGCCCGGCGACGCTGGAAAAGCGGAGAACCAGGGCAGGAAGCGGCAGACCCTCACCGTCTTTCTGAAAGAGGAAGCCGCGGCCAAGGGTTTCGATATCTGTCGCATCACGCACCCGGATGCCATCCCACACGCGCCGGAGCGGCTGAAGCAATTCCTGGCTGCCGGCGCTCACGGCACCATGGACTGGCTTGCGGAGACTGCCGAGCGCCGTGCCGCTCCGCGCGTCCTGTGGGGCGAAGTGCGCTCGATCGCCCTTTTCGGCATGAACTACGCTCCCGAGGACGACCCTCGCGACATCCTCGCCAGGCGCGACCGCGGTGCAATTTCCGTCTATGCCCGCAATCGCGACTATCACGACGTGGTCAAAGGCCGGCTGAAAGAGATCGCAACACGCTTTGCCGCCCGTGCGGGCGAGGACGTGAAGGTCTTCGTCGACACCGCCCCGGTCATGGAGAAGCCGCTTGCGGAAAAGGCCGGTATCGGCTGGCAGGGCAAGCATACCAATCTGGTCAGCCGCGAATTCGGCTCCTGGCTGTTTCTCGGCAGCCTCTTCACGACCGCCGAACTGAAACTGGACGAACCCGAACGCGATCACTGCGGTTCCTGCCGGTCCTGTCTCGACGTCTGTCCGACCAATGCCTTTCCGGCACCCTACCGGATCGACGCGCGACGCTGCATCTCCTATCTCACGATCGAGCACAAAGGGCCAATCGAAACCGAGTTGCGGCCGCTGATCGGCAACCGCATCTATGGCTGCGACGATTGTCTCGCCGCCTGTCCCTGGAACAAGTTCGCGCGCTCGGCATCGGAATTGAAACTCCAGGCGCGGGACGACCTCAAGGAACCCGAACTCTCGTTCCTGTTGACCCTCGACGACACGGGGTTCCGCGCATTCTTTTCTGGATCGCCGGTAAAACGCATAGGGCGCGATCGTTTCGTCCGGAATGCCTTGATCGCCGCTGGCAATTCCCGCGAGAAGAGCCTGATACCGATCTGCAAGACGCTGGCGGCCGATGCGTCGCCAACCGTCAGAGGGATGGCGGTCTGGGCGCTTTCGCGGCTGATTTCACCCGCCGATCTGGCGGCGTTTGCCCTGCAATGCGGACCTGAAACCGACAACGAGGTTCTTTCGGAATGGAAAATGGCGGGAGTGAGCCGATGA
- a CDS encoding glutathione S-transferase family protein, which yields MPTLYHHPMSPASRFVRLILSEYGYQTELSEEQPWENRRDFLTLNPAGTLPVYVDDSMRALCGATIISEYLDETSGIMKRDRRLLAEDPFQRAEIRRLTEWFLQKMEADVTRPLVRERIFKLQMTPDQGGGAPDSKILRTSRSNIRQHMKYLSWLAGSRPWLAGDRISYADLAAAAAVSVLDYLGEIDWSDAPTAKEWYQRLKSRPSFRPLLAERVRGVTPVSHYADLDF from the coding sequence ATGCCGACACTGTATCATCACCCCATGTCACCAGCTTCGCGGTTCGTACGCCTTATTCTCTCAGAATATGGCTATCAGACGGAATTGAGCGAAGAGCAGCCATGGGAGAACCGGCGCGACTTCCTGACCCTGAACCCGGCCGGCACGCTCCCGGTCTATGTCGATGACAGCATGCGCGCGCTCTGCGGCGCTACGATCATTTCCGAATATCTCGACGAGACCAGCGGCATCATGAAGCGCGACCGCCGTCTTCTTGCGGAGGACCCGTTTCAGCGCGCCGAAATCCGCCGGCTTACCGAATGGTTCCTGCAGAAGATGGAAGCCGACGTCACGCGCCCGCTCGTGCGCGAGCGCATCTTCAAGCTGCAGATGACCCCGGACCAGGGCGGCGGCGCGCCGGATTCGAAAATTCTCCGCACCTCGCGCAGCAATATCCGCCAGCACATGAAGTATCTCTCCTGGCTCGCCGGATCACGCCCCTGGCTCGCCGGCGACCGCATCTCCTATGCGGACCTCGCCGCCGCCGCGGCGGTCTCCGTGCTCGACTATCTGGGAGAGATCGACTGGTCCGATGCACCAACTGCCAAGGAATGGTACCAGCGGCTGAAGTCGCGCCCATCCTTTCGGCCGCTGCTCGCCGAGCGGGTCCGCGGCGTGACCCCGGTCTCCCATTATGCGGACCTCGATTTTTAA
- a CDS encoding undecaprenyl-diphosphate phosphatase: MADQSIISALVLGLIEGLTEFIPVSSTAHVLLAGHFLGFKSPGNTFAVLIQLGAIMAILLVYFQKLLTIALALPTSVKARRFVFAVLIAFLPAALIGAVAHGFIKSVLFETPMLICVVLIAGGVILYAIDRLPLTPRYTDVFDYPPSLALKIGLFQCLAMIPGTSRSGATIAGALLMGTDKRSAAEFSFFLAMPTMVGAFALDLYKNRDALSFDDVGLIAVGFLAAFVAGIFVVRSLLDFVSHRGFTPFAIWRILVGTAGLAGLWLLG, from the coding sequence ATGGCGGATCAATCGATCATAAGTGCGCTCGTTCTCGGGCTCATCGAAGGGCTGACGGAGTTCATCCCGGTGTCGTCGACGGCGCATGTGCTGCTCGCCGGACACTTTCTCGGGTTCAAATCGCCCGGAAATACGTTTGCCGTTCTGATCCAGCTCGGCGCCATAATGGCGATCCTGCTCGTCTACTTCCAGAAGCTGCTGACGATCGCGCTCGCGCTTCCGACGAGCGTCAAGGCCCGCCGCTTCGTCTTCGCGGTCCTCATCGCCTTCCTGCCCGCGGCGCTTATCGGAGCTGTCGCGCATGGATTCATCAAGTCGGTGCTTTTCGAAACGCCGATGCTCATCTGCGTCGTACTGATCGCCGGCGGCGTCATCCTGTATGCGATCGACCGGCTCCCTTTGACGCCGCGTTATACGGACGTGTTCGACTATCCGCCGTCGCTCGCCCTGAAGATCGGTCTCTTCCAGTGCCTCGCGATGATTCCGGGGACATCGCGTTCGGGCGCGACCATTGCCGGAGCTCTGCTGATGGGAACCGACAAGCGCTCCGCCGCGGAGTTCTCTTTCTTCCTGGCCATGCCGACAATGGTCGGAGCCTTCGCGCTCGATCTCTATAAGAACCGGGACGCGCTCTCCTTCGACGACGTCGGACTGATCGCCGTTGGTTTCCTTGCCGCCTTCGTCGCCGGAATTTTCGTGGTGCGCTCGCTGCTCGATTTCGTGTCACATCGCGGCTTCACGCCCTTTGCGATCTGGCGCATTCTCGTCGGCACCGCCGGGCTGGCCGGCCTGTGGCTGCTCGGATAG
- a CDS encoding complex I NDUFA9 subunit family protein — translation MTLSNLPPLVTIFGGSGFVGRHVVRALAKRGYRIRVAVRRPDLAGHLQPLGNVGQISFVQANLRYRNSVDRAVDGADHVINCVGVLFESGRNTFDAVQDFGARAVAEAARATGATLTHISAIGADAKSESSYARTKGRAEAAILETLPTAVILRPSIIFGPEDGFFNKFAEMARFSPVLPLIGGGRTRFQPVYVTDVAEAVARSVDGKLKAGTIYELGGPQVLSFRECLEAMLKTIDRKRSFVSVPFGIASLMGSVASLVPFITPPLTADQVVLLKSDNVVSAEAEAEGRTLTGIGIEPTLLDSILPTYLVRYRPHGQYTRGGRAA, via the coding sequence ATGACCTTGTCCAACCTTCCGCCGCTGGTGACGATTTTCGGCGGATCCGGATTTGTCGGCCGTCATGTGGTGCGCGCGCTTGCGAAACGGGGCTACCGCATTCGCGTCGCGGTCCGCCGCCCGGATCTCGCCGGCCACCTGCAGCCGCTCGGCAATGTCGGTCAGATCTCATTCGTCCAGGCCAATCTGCGCTACCGCAACTCGGTCGATCGCGCGGTCGATGGTGCCGACCATGTCATCAATTGCGTGGGCGTGCTCTTCGAAAGCGGTCGCAATACCTTCGACGCGGTCCAGGATTTCGGCGCACGGGCGGTCGCCGAGGCGGCTCGGGCGACCGGCGCCACGCTTACCCATATCTCGGCGATCGGCGCCGACGCCAAGTCCGAATCGAGCTATGCCCGGACAAAGGGGCGCGCCGAGGCTGCAATCCTCGAAACGCTGCCGACAGCGGTCATCCTCCGCCCGTCGATCATTTTCGGCCCCGAGGACGGCTTCTTCAACAAGTTCGCCGAGATGGCCCGCTTCTCGCCCGTCCTGCCGCTGATAGGCGGCGGCCGTACAAGATTCCAGCCGGTCTATGTCACCGATGTGGCCGAGGCCGTGGCGCGCTCCGTCGACGGAAAGCTCAAGGCCGGTACGATCTACGAACTCGGCGGGCCGCAGGTTCTCTCGTTCCGCGAATGTCTCGAGGCCATGCTGAAGACGATCGACCGCAAGCGCTCCTTCGTGTCCGTCCCCTTCGGCATCGCGTCGCTGATGGGCAGCGTCGCCTCGCTGGTGCCGTTCATTACGCCACCGCTCACGGCCGATCAGGTGGTGTTGCTTAAATCAGACAATGTCGTCTCGGCAGAGGCCGAAGCGGAGGGGCGGACGCTTACGGGCATCGGCATCGAGCCGACACTGCTCGATTCGATCCTGCCGACCTATCTCGTGCGCTATCGCCCGCATGGGCAATATACGCGCGGCGGCCGCGCGGCCTGA
- a CDS encoding DUF1330 domain-containing protein: MAKGYWIARVDIRDPERYKDYVAAATPAFKKYGATFLARGGQFHRLEGAVRARNVVIEFPSLQAAVDCYNSPEYQLAAAIRQEVADAEMVVVEGV; this comes from the coding sequence ATGGCCAAGGGATACTGGATCGCTCGGGTCGATATAAGGGACCCCGAGCGCTACAAGGACTATGTGGCGGCGGCGACGCCGGCCTTCAAGAAATACGGCGCGACCTTCCTCGCCCGGGGCGGGCAGTTCCATCGACTCGAAGGTGCCGTTCGCGCCCGCAACGTCGTCATTGAATTTCCCTCGCTGCAAGCGGCGGTCGACTGCTACAATTCGCCGGAATACCAGTTGGCAGCGGCCATCCGTCAGGAGGTCGCCGATGCCGAGATGGTGGTCGTCGAAGGTGTTTGA
- the pyrF gene encoding orotidine-5'-phosphate decarboxylase, with amino-acid sequence MSTSARDRLIVGLDLPTVAEAEKIVSSLGDEVVFYKIGYQLAFAGGLDFARDLVASGKQVFLDMKLLDIDNTVAKGVENIVKMGVSMLTLHAYPKAMKSAVEAARGSDLCLLGVTVLTSMDEQDIIDAGYEYDPHSLVLRRAEQARAAGMGGVVCSAEEAAAVRKIIGGGMALVTPGIRPAGADKGDQKRVMTPADALRSGSSHLVVGRPIVAAPEPLAASRAILAEMESALSS; translated from the coding sequence ATGAGCACAAGTGCACGCGACCGGCTGATCGTCGGCCTTGATCTTCCAACGGTGGCCGAGGCCGAAAAAATCGTCTCGTCGCTCGGCGACGAAGTCGTTTTCTACAAAATCGGCTATCAACTCGCCTTCGCCGGTGGCCTCGACTTCGCGCGCGACCTCGTCGCGAGCGGCAAGCAGGTCTTCCTCGACATGAAGCTGCTCGACATCGACAACACGGTCGCCAAGGGCGTGGAGAACATCGTCAAGATGGGTGTGTCGATGCTGACCCTGCACGCCTATCCGAAGGCGATGAAATCGGCCGTCGAGGCGGCAAGGGGCTCGGACCTCTGTCTGCTCGGCGTGACCGTGCTTACATCGATGGACGAACAGGACATCATCGACGCCGGTTATGAATATGATCCGCATAGCCTGGTTTTGCGTCGCGCCGAACAGGCCCGCGCCGCCGGCATGGGGGGCGTCGTCTGCTCGGCGGAGGAGGCCGCCGCCGTGCGCAAGATCATCGGCGGCGGCATGGCGCTGGTGACGCCCGGCATCCGCCCCGCCGGCGCGGACAAGGGCGATCAGAAGCGGGTGATGACGCCGGCCGACGCGCTTCGCTCCGGCTCGAGCCATCTGGTGGTCGGACGACCCATTGTTGCCGCGCCCGAACCGCTCGCGGCAAGCCGCGCGATTCTGGCCGAAATGGAGAGCGCGCTCTCCAGCTGA